GTCGTCCTCAGCCAGGGGGAGCTGGTCCAGTCCGGCCGCGACCTTTACTCCGGAATGCGTCCAGTCGCTCCGCGTCAGCACGATGGTTTCGCGTCCCGGCAACGGGCGTCCGATGGACTCGAAGGTCTTGCGCCCCATGACCAGCACCTGCCCCATCGTCACCTGTTTGAACCACTTGAAGTCCTCGGGCAAATGCCACGGGATTTTATTGCCGTTCCCAATGACGCGGTTGAGCGACATGGCGGCTATGGCGGTAAAAACTTTCATGGCTTCAAGGTGCAGATTGAAAATTGCAAGTTGTGGAGGCGGCCGTGAGCAGGAAAACCTGCGACCCGAAACAAACGTTCAGCCGGCAACACCGTGTCTCACACCGCCACCGGCGCCTTGATGGCTGGGTGCGGGTCATAACCTTCCAGCGTGAAGTCCTCAAACTGGAAGTCATGAATGTTCTTCACCGCCGGATTCAGTTTCATGCGCGGCAACGGGCGCGGTTCGCGGCTGAGTTGCAGCTTCACCTGTTCGAGGTGGTTCGCGTAGATGTGCAGATCGCCGAAGGTATGAACGAAATCGCCGGGCTTGAGATCCGTCACTTGCGCCACCATCAAGGTGAGCAGCGCATAGCTGGCGATGTTGAACGGCACGCCAAGAAACAAATCGGCGCTGCGCTGGTAAAGCTGGCAGGACAGTTCGCCGTCCTGCACAAAAAATTGAAACAACGTGTGGCACGGCGGTAGCGCCATGCCTTCGATCTCGCCGGGATTCCACGCCGTGACAATGAGCCGCCGGCTGTCCGGATTGCGGCGAATCTGTTCGATGACCGTGTCAATCTGGTTGATGGACCGGCCATCGCCACTGCGCCAGTCCGTCCATTGCGCCCCATAGACCCGCCCGAGGTTGCCGGTGGTGTCCGCCCATTCGTTCCAGATCGTCACGCCGCGTTCCTGGAGCCAGCGCACATTCGTTTCGCCCCGCAAAAACCAGAGCAATTCGTAGATGATGGACTTAAGGTGAACCTTCTTGGTCGTGACGAGCGGAAAGCTGGAGCGCAAATCAAAGCGCGCCTGCGCCCCGAAGAGCGAGTAAGTGCCCGTGCCCGTGCGGTCGGCCTTGAACTTCCCGTGGTCAAGCACGTGGCGGAGGAGATCGAGATACGGCTTCATCAAAACTGGGCAGCCATTTAAGCCGGAACGCTGTCAAAAGGCAAAACATCCAGCGTGCTTGAGTTTAGTTGTGGTTCCGCCCGCCCCGCCAGAACCCCGGGATCCAGCCCCGGCCGGACCGGTTGAACCCCGCCGTCGGCCCCGGCTGGCGCCCCTTGCACGCCCTTCTTTACAGCCACAGAAGCGGGGACTATGCTCGCGCCCATGGCTTCGAATTACGATTCAACCGAGTTTGTGGACAGCGATTTTCAAGCGCACAAGACGCCCGCCGCCAGCGCCGGATTCGCCTCCCTCTCCCCCCGCGCCCCCACGCGCGAGGAAGTTGACCTCAAGGTCACCGAAGCGCAGCAAAAACTGGCCGAGCTCAAGCGTGTGCAGGAGGAACTCGAGCGGGAACGGGCCGCCCTCGAAGAAACGCGGCGCCGCCAGCTGGAATTGACGAACGGCCGGCAGGAGATGATCCAGCATCTGAGCCGCGGTCTTGAATTGTTGGAAAAGGCGGAATTCGACGCCCGGCGGGAAGCCGAGCAGATGAAGCTCGTCATCGCCGAGTTTCGGACCGCGCACGACCAGCTCAACGGCATCAACGAGGAAACCTGGAACAAGGAAAGTTTTGAAACCGAGCTGTCCCGGGCCCTGGCCGTGGTCGAAAACGCCCGAATGGAATGGAACGCGGCCCGGCTGCGTTTCCCGATTCTTTCCGGGCAACGGCCGGAACCTCAAAGCAGCAGTGACCGCCAGCCCGCGACCGCGCCTTCACTGCTGGCGAATCAGAGTCTCTTCAACCTGTGCAAATTGGGGCTCGCCCTCACCTGGCCGCTGGCCGTCGTGGCGCTGGCTGGCATGGGCGTCATGATCTTCCTCGCGTTGCGGCACTGATGGCTTCCGCATGGCCTGGTTCAAAAAAAAGGCCGATCCGATTTCCGACCGCGCCCGGGCTTTGAATGCCGAGATCGCGGCGCTGGAGCAAAAGATCAAGCGCTACGAGTCGCAAGTTGACGGCCAAACCACCGGCCCGCGCCTGCGTTCGACCGCCATGCCGCGCCAGGCCGCCGCCCCGAAACCGGAGCCGCCGCCCACACCGACCGCGCCCGTCTTTGAAAAGGTGGATACGGCGCGGTTGATGAAGCCGGTTGAACCGCCGGCCACCGCGGAGCATTTCAATGAATTCGGCGTGCGCAAATACGATCTGCCCGCGCTGCTGCGACGTTGGCGGGAGCATTTCCGCGCCCCGACTGCGAGCAATCCCAAGCTGGTCAATTATCTGGCCGCCGGGGGTATTCAGGGCATGCGTCCGCTGCGCCGGGAAAAGCGCATTGCCCGGAATCGCTTCCTCGCGCTGGTGGCCATTTTGTTGCTGGCGCTGATCGGGTTGATTGCCGTCTTTGTCCACGGACACTAACACCGCGAGCCATGAACGCTGCGCCCATTACCTCGCTGCCCATTGCCACCAACGCCGGGACGTTTACCGCTCATTATTCGATGCAAGGGCTCTGCGCCCTGGACTTCCCACCAGCCGGAAAAGGAACCCCGAGACGCCCCATCCCGCCGGTGGGAAACATTCACGCCTGGCACCAGCTCACCACCGAAGCCGTGGCAAACATTCTCGTCGGCCGCACGCCGCGTGAACTTCCGCCGCTCGATTTGTCGGTCGGAACGGATTTCCAACGCCGCGTGTGGGAGGAGATGACGTGGACTCCGTGTGGCGAAACGCGCAGTTACGCCGAAATCGCCCAAGCCATTGGCCGGCCCAAAGCGGTCCGCGCCGTCGGCGGCGCCTGCGGAGCGAACCCGATTCCACTCCTGATTCCCTGTCATCGCGTGCTGGCCGCGGGCGGCAAGCTGGGCGGTTTCAGCGGCGGTTTGGAATGGAAGCGAAAGTTGCTGGCCATTGAAGGCATTGTGATGTGCTGAGCCACTGCCGGCCGGCGCAACGTCGCGGCGTTCAGGAGGCGGCGGTGTTTTTCAGGCTGTGCCGGTGCGCGATGGAATACATCAGAATCCCGCCCACCACGCCGAACGGCACGAGATAGTAGAAGTAATAGCCCCACCCTTTCGCATCCAGCACGTAGCCCAGTCCTTTGATGGCCAGCGCAGCGCCGAAGTATTGGAACGCATCGATGCAACCGGAAGCGAACGCGGCCATCTTGCGTCCACCGATGTCCATGGCCGCCGCCGGTCCGAGCAGGGAGTGGGTTGAATTCACCGTGAACGAGACGAGCACGAAGAACACCAGCGCCCAGTTCACCGTTTTCACCTGTGTGGCCGCGAGCAGCACGCATACCTCCAGAACGTAAACACCTGCAGCCACCGGCGCGCGGCGCGAATGGAAAAAGCGATCCGAAATCCACCCGGACAACAACGAACCGGCCGAGGCGACGAAGGGAATCAGAAAGCCCAGCCACTGGAATTTGCCGCCGTTCATGTCGAGGTGATGCACCTCCTGAAAAAAACGCGGGAACCATTGGTCGATGCTTTGCCGCACCGCCCCGGTGCACGCATACGCCGCGGCCATGATCCAGACCACGGGATTGCTCACGATTTGCTTAAAGACCAGGCTGAGTTGCCCGTGAATATTGGTGTCCGCGTGATCTGCCTCCCCCGGAAACAGGTTACGGTAGCCGCATTCCTCGGGTGTATCCTTGACGCACAGGGCAAGCACGATGGCCACCACGCTGGCGACCATGGCCGGAATCCAGAACAACCAGCGCCAATGCTGCGGCGGCACCTGCCACATCCCCAGAAACGTGAATCCCGCGAGCAACGCCGGCAGCAGCTTGTTGGCGACAAGCCGGCCGAGATTGATCATGAAGCCAAAGATGCCCGCAAACGTGCCGCGTTGCTTCTCGCTGAACCACGAGCTGTTGATCTTGATGAAGCCCGGCGCGCCGAAAGACTGCAAATAGCCGTTCAAGCCCCACAACAATGAGAACAGCGAAAGCAGGCCCCAGAACGACGCCGCGCCGAACAGGACATTGACGGCCACCGTGCCAAATGCACCGATCAACATGGCGCGTTTGCCGCCGATCTTGTCCGTGAGCAAGCCGTTGAGAATCTGTCCGCAGCCGTAGGCGATGAAGTTCACCGACAGGATGGTGCTCATGTCGGACTTCGTGTAGTGAAACTCGTCCGCGATGGCCTTGTTGGCGTAGGAGAAGTTGTAGCGGCAGAGATAGTAGCTGGTATACATCAGCCCCACCACCGCCCAGTTCAATCCGCGCCGCGCCCGAAATCCCGGCGGCAGCGGGGCCGGTCCAACGGCCGCCCTCGACGCATCGTCAGACGCGACCGTTGACGGCGAAGGTGATTGGGCGTGCACACTGCATTGTCACCAGCACGCTTCGGAGCTGCAACCGTTTCCGCGAAAGAATTATTCGCAAGTTATTCCTGCGCCACGAAACCGGGCGGCGTCTTCTTCTCGACTTCCACCAGATAACGTCGCGTGGCCGCCGGGAGTTCGTGCCAGATTTTCCGGGCGAGGAAAATGCCGACGACCGCAAACGGCACGAGAAAGATGGGCCACCACTGCCAGTTCCACGACGTGATGTAGCCGAGGCAGACGGATTGCAAACCGCTGCCCAGATACGCGAATCCATCAACAATCCCCGAACAGGTGGCCGTCGCCTTGCGCCCGCCAAAATCCGTCGCCGCCGTGCCGGACATCAGCGACGTCACGCCAATGCCGCCGAGCCAGATGAGCACCGCCGCGGTTCCCACGACGACCGGTTGAGAATGCAGAAACACCGCCATGACCGTCGCCATGAGCAGGATGAAGCCGCACAACAATGCCGCCGGCGGACCACGCCGCGAGTGGAACAGCTTGTCCGAAATGATGCCGCCGGCGAAGCCACCCACAATGCCCGACAGGCAGAGCAGCAGGCCCCAATGCTCCATGAAAAAGTCCGCGCTCGGATGGCCCACCTGGCCCGTTTGTTTGATGAACGTTTGATACCATTGGGCAATGCCATTCCGAAACACGCCCGAGGTCAGTTCAACGCAGGCAATCAACAGCATCAACGGACTGCCCAGCACTTTTTTCAGCAGATCCATGGTGGTGTATTCCACGTGCATCTGCCCTGACGAAGCATCGTGCGTGTCGAAATGCGGGAAATTCGCCTCTTCCGGCGTGTCCTTGATCAACCACGCGTCCAGTGCCGCCCAGCCCAGCAGAATGATCGCGGGGATGAAGAACACGGCCCAGGTCGCATCCACCGGATGGCCGGGAACAGCAAAGATTTTCTGCACCCAACGGTGCAACCACCCGACCTCGCCCGCGGGGCTGGCCTGCGTCATCCGCACGATCGCCTGGCCCCAATCGAAGGCGAAGTAAACGCCGAAGGAAATGAGCGTCCCAAAAATCGCGCCAAATACGCCGCGCTCGCGCACGTGGAACCAGTAGGCCTTGACCTTGATGATGGACACCGCACCAAAGCTCTGAAAATACATGTTCACCGAATAGATGATCGAGAACGCCACGACCATGTTCATCTTGAGCTGGCCGGTTACCACGAAGTAGGTCAGCACGCCCAGCGCGATGTTGGCGAGCGCGGACCCGATTGCCGCGACAAGGATGCCCCGCTTGCCGCCCATTTTGTCCACCAGTGGTCCGTTGACGAGGAACGACAGGGCGTAGGTCCACGTGCCCGCGGCGAAAATCCAGCCAAACTCGGTGTTCGACATGAGGGATCCCATCGCATTTTTTGAGACGGCGAGGTTGTAACGTCCCATGTAGAGGAACGCGTAGGTCATGCCGAGCGGGAACCAGTTGATAAACCGGCGAAACATGAACCCGCCGCCGTGCCGCAGCGGGTTGTTGTAGAAGTAGAGGCCGATCACCACGGCCATGCACAGACCGACGATGCTCAGTGACATGTGAAACTTTCGAATGACGCCACCATGGTGCAGGAGACTACGTCGGCCCACAGATCCCGGTCAAAAGGTTTCTCCGGTTGTCCAGGTTTTCGTGAGCGAAAGCCGTTATCGGTGAGGCAGGACACAGCGTGACCGTCGCCTTCGTCGGACTGGCGCCGGTTCGTTTTTCCCTATACTGTTGGCTCTGTGCAGGCCGAAACTGAAGCCCAGTTGCTTGCCCGCTGTCGCCGCGGCGACGCGGCGGCATGGGACGCGATCTTCGACCGGCATTATGCGCCGACAATGCGGTTCGTCTTCACACTCGGTGCCGCGTTCGCCCCCGAAGATGCCGAGGAGATTTGTCAGGAGACCTTCCTCGCGGCCATCCGGAATCTCGCTTCGTTTCACGGGCGCTCCCAATTTCAGACCTGGCTCTTCCGGATTGCCGTCAACAAGGCTCGTGATTATCGGGAACGGCAAAATGCCATTAAACGTGGGGGTGGCCAAATACCCCTTTCCCTCCACGCGGAACATCCCGAAACCGGCCTGTTCATTGATCCGCCATCGTCACTACCCGGACCGGATGGGGCCATCCTGCGCGCGGAACAGGCGGTTCAGTTGCACGAAGCCTTGAACGAACTGGGCGGCCCCTGTCAGGAAATCATTGAGCTGCGGTATTTTGCCGAATTGAGCTACGAGGAAATTTCGGCCGACCTCGAATTGAACCCCAAAACCGTCAGTTCACGGCTCAGCAAGTGCCTTGACCGGCTGGAGCAAATTGTGAAGCGCACTTTTTTGCGGGAGACATCCCGCGCAACTTCCGTCCAATGAAATGACCGTATGGCCGAAACGCCCCAACATGAACTCGAGAAATTGCTGAGTGACTACGCCCGCCAACGCCGGGCCTCCGCGGAGGTGAAGGAAATGCACCCGGCCACCCGCCGCCTGCTCCAGGCGGAAGTGCGCCAGCACTTTGGCGCCCCGCCGCCGCCCGCACCAACGCGCGCACCGGCCTGGTGGCGCCGGCTGTTGCCCCGCCTTGTTTTCGCCGCCGCCCTCGTCGTCGTGTTGGGCACGGCCGTTGTATGGAATTTTTCATCGCGCTCGAAAATCGCAGAGCGGCTGGCTTTCGTCGGCCCGTCCGAACGAGTTCCACAAACCGTGTCAACACCCGCACCGTCCGCACCAATCAATGCACCTGCGCCCCGGGCTGCCGGCAGAGAGGCCGCCCGCGCCGAGCGTTCAAGCGGGATGGGCCATTTAAAACAGGAGACCGATTCACTCGCCGGCGAAGCGCCCTCAGCCAATGCGTTGGCCCGCCCCCTCGCCAAGACGGCGGCAACTGATGTGGCAACACGCGCCAACCTTCTCAACGATGCGGCCGGGGGCTACTACGGCAATCCGCCGACGGTATCCTCGGCCGAGGAGCCAGTTCCCGCGGTGCCGGCCAAATCGCTGGCTGCCGCCGGGTTCAAGGAGGGCGTCTCAACGTCGGAAGAGCCCCCCCCCGCGCTGGCTGGAGCCCAGATGCAAAACGTCGCGGGTCTGGCGCAAATGAATTCCACTCAACTGTTCCGCAACGTGGTCCTGGTCAACAAAGTCAAGGCCGCCGCGAAGTTTCCCGTGCTAAATGAGTTCACGGTGCAGCAAAACGGCAGTTCACTGACGGTGGTGGATCACGATGGCTCCGTTTACCGTGGCTACGCCAACCTGGCCGCGCAAACTACGGCATCCGACCGACCGACCGGAGACGTTTTGGACAAGCAAACCTTCACAGACCAAGCCGCCCTGCAAGGATTCACCGGCCTCGCCCCCAATCAAAAAGTGTCCGGCGCCCAAGTCCAACAGGCCGTTGAGCCGCAGAGTTATTATTTCCGGGTGGAGGGCACCAACCGCAGCCTGAATCAGCGCGTCGTCTTCACCGGCAATCTGCTGCAAAACCCCGCCGCCAATCTCCAACAGAACAACACGGTGAACCAGACGTTCATGCAGCAATCCGTGGCGCGGCAAAACCTCAAGAACGGGCTGCCCGACGGAGCCACGATGAACAACTACATCAACGGCCAGCTTCAACTCGGCAACAGCAAGACCAGCACGGAGTTGAACGCAATCTCGATGAAGCATTAGGGGATAACAACCGAAGAATGGTGCGCACGGCAGGACTTGAACCTGCACGCCGTTAGGCACTACCACCTCAAAGTAGCGCGTCTGCCAATTCCGCCACGTGCGCGAAGCGGCGCAGAGTCAACCAAGGCCGCCGCGCTTCTGCAAGCTGTTTTCAAGCCTTGCTCAGTCAAATTTGTCGCCGCGTTAACGCACGGACTGCGACAAAAACAAACACGGCTGGCGTGGGCGTGTTTTATAACTGACCTTTCTGCTAAACTTCCGTCAACTAACACTCACGCCCGCGTCAGCCAAGGTTAACGTCCGCCCATTTTGGCATTCGTCAAGTGCGTTCCTGCCGGACTTCGAAGGCGTGGGGTGGAATCGTTTGAAAAAATGGCTCAAAGGTTTCGCCGCCAAAGCCGAAATCTCCCAAAAACCCTTTCGTTGACGCGCTAATGGCGACCGGCCGACGGGTGAATGGATTACGATACGCCAGTCCTACCGCCCGCAACCCCAGCAGCGCATTCGGCTGCCCGCCGTAGAGTTCATCGCCGACAATGGGACAACCGGCCAGTGCCAGGTGAATCCGGATTTGATGCTGCCGCCCCGAGCGCGGGCGCGCTTCGATGAGATGTTTGCCCCCGGCACTGGCCACCAGCCGAAACGCAGTTTCGGCGTCCTTGCCACGCCGGTCGGGCCGCATGCGGCCGTGCTCTTCCGGGTCGGGCGCCAGCCGGTCGTTGCAGGTCCATTCATTTTGGCACGGCGCCCTGGCCGATACGGCGAGGTAGATTTTTTCGACCTGCCGGGTTTCAAACAAGGCGCCCAGCGAATCGAGCGCGCCCTGGCTTTTGGCGAACAGCAAAATGCCGGTCGTCTCGGCATCGAGCCGGTGGACGTATTTCAGAAAGCGCAAATTGCGGGAACGCGCCCAATAATGGCCGGCTCCGATGGAGGAAGTGATCGCTGCCTGGAGATTGCGCTGCGTGCGCTGCCATGAAAATGGCACCAGCATCCAGCCCGCGGGCTTGTCGATGGCCAGGACCGACCGGTCCTCATACAGAATCGGGATGGGCGCTTCCTTGAACAGTTCGATGCAGTTTGGCCTGGCCATGCTGAAACGCGACGTTGTGTGCGGTTGAAACCAGATGCGGCGCCGTCATTCGGCCGTGCGGTCTGGGAATCCCCTCAAAATCAGGCCGGCGGGGGGAAGAAACGGCCAAAAAACTTGGTGCACCCATGAGGAGTCGAACCTCAAACCTGCTGATCCGTAGTCAGCCGCTCTATCCAATTGAGCTATGGGTGCTCAAGGGACGCGGAAGTTAAACCGCATCCTCTCAGCGTCAAGTTCTTTCTCCAATCCGCACGAGTTGTCTTGCAGCGCGCGGCGCCTTTTTCTAAACCAACCGCCACCATGGCAGCCACTCGCACGATCAATTCTTTTGACCTGCAGGAATTTCTTGAAACCCGCACCCAGGCGGTGAACGCCGCCTTGAGCCGTTACCTGCCGCCCGCCCAAACCAGGCCGGCGACCCTCCACGCGGCGATGCGTTACCCGTTGTTTGCCGGCGGCAAACGCATGCGCCCGGCCGTGTGTCTGGCGGCTGCCCTCGCCTGCGGCGGCGACGAGGCGGAGGCCATGCCGCTGGCTTGTGCCGTTGAATGCATACACACCTACTCGCTCGTCCATGATGATCTACCGTGCATGGACGACGACGACCTGCGCCGCGGCAAACCCACCACCCACGTGCAATTTCGCCCCGCCAACGACGCGGCCGGACGGAAACGCGGCGAAGCCATTGCCCTCCTCGCGGGCGACGCGCTATTGACGCAGGCCTTTGAAATCGCCGCTCAATGCCGTGGCTGGCCACGTTACTCGCATCAGGATGTCATGCTCGAACTGGCCCGGACGGCCGGTTCGCTGCAATTGATTGCCGGTCAGGTGGCGGACCTCGAAGGCGAAGGCCGCAAAGCAGACGTCAAACAACTGCGCTACATCCACGAGCGCAAGACCAGCGCCCTGCTCTGTTGCTCCGTGCGCCTCGGCGGGATGAGCGCGAATTGCACGCCCGCCCAGCTCAAAGCGCTCACGGATTTCGGCTATAACGTTGGACTGGCATTTCAGGTCATCGACGACATTCTGGATGTCACCCAGACCAGCGAAAAGCTGGGCAAGACCGCCGGCAAGGATGTTAAATCCCAAAAATCGACCTACCCTGCGCTGGTCGGATTGGAACGTTCGCGCAAAATCGCGACCCAACTCACAAACAAGGCCTTCGCCGCGTTGAAGACGTTCCGCGGGCGAGCGGTCGCATTGGAAGCCCTCGCCGAGTTTTTGCTCAACCGCGAGTATTGAGCGTTCCGCTTGGCCGGAC
The sequence above is drawn from the Verrucomicrobiia bacterium genome and encodes:
- a CDS encoding dihydrofolate reductase, encoding MKVFTAIAAMSLNRVIGNGNKIPWHLPEDFKWFKQVTMGQVLVMGRKTFESIGRPLPGRETIVLTRSDWTHSGVKVAAGLDQLPLAEDDPRTIFIAGGAEIYRQALPLCAELLLTVVKREVAGDVLFPPFEGLFELAETIRETSEFDICRYRRRSGS
- a CDS encoding thymidylate synthase; this encodes MKPYLDLLRHVLDHGKFKADRTGTGTYSLFGAQARFDLRSSFPLVTTKKVHLKSIIYELLWFLRGETNVRWLQERGVTIWNEWADTTGNLGRVYGAQWTDWRSGDGRSINQIDTVIEQIRRNPDSRRLIVTAWNPGEIEGMALPPCHTLFQFFVQDGELSCQLYQRSADLFLGVPFNIASYALLTLMVAQVTDLKPGDFVHTFGDLHIYANHLEQVKLQLSREPRPLPRMKLNPAVKNIHDFQFEDFTLEGYDPHPAIKAPVAV
- a CDS encoding methylated-DNA--[protein]-cysteine S-methyltransferase, encoding MNAAPITSLPIATNAGTFTAHYSMQGLCALDFPPAGKGTPRRPIPPVGNIHAWHQLTTEAVANILVGRTPRELPPLDLSVGTDFQRRVWEEMTWTPCGETRSYAEIAQAIGRPKAVRAVGGACGANPIPLLIPCHRVLAAGGKLGGFSGGLEWKRKLLAIEGIVMC
- a CDS encoding MFS transporter, producing the protein MPPGFRARRGLNWAVVGLMYTSYYLCRYNFSYANKAIADEFHYTKSDMSTILSVNFIAYGCGQILNGLLTDKIGGKRAMLIGAFGTVAVNVLFGAASFWGLLSLFSLLWGLNGYLQSFGAPGFIKINSSWFSEKQRGTFAGIFGFMINLGRLVANKLLPALLAGFTFLGMWQVPPQHWRWLFWIPAMVASVVAIVLALCVKDTPEECGYRNLFPGEADHADTNIHGQLSLVFKQIVSNPVVWIMAAAYACTGAVRQSIDQWFPRFFQEVHHLDMNGGKFQWLGFLIPFVASAGSLLSGWISDRFFHSRRAPVAAGVYVLEVCVLLAATQVKTVNWALVFFVLVSFTVNSTHSLLGPAAAMDIGGRKMAAFASGCIDAFQYFGAALAIKGLGYVLDAKGWGYYFYYLVPFGVVGGILMYSIAHRHSLKNTAAS
- a CDS encoding MFS transporter, which encodes MSLSIVGLCMAVVIGLYFYNNPLRHGGGFMFRRFINWFPLGMTYAFLYMGRYNLAVSKNAMGSLMSNTEFGWIFAAGTWTYALSFLVNGPLVDKMGGKRGILVAAIGSALANIALGVLTYFVVTGQLKMNMVVAFSIIYSVNMYFQSFGAVSIIKVKAYWFHVRERGVFGAIFGTLISFGVYFAFDWGQAIVRMTQASPAGEVGWLHRWVQKIFAVPGHPVDATWAVFFIPAIILLGWAALDAWLIKDTPEEANFPHFDTHDASSGQMHVEYTTMDLLKKVLGSPLMLLIACVELTSGVFRNGIAQWYQTFIKQTGQVGHPSADFFMEHWGLLLCLSGIVGGFAGGIISDKLFHSRRGPPAALLCGFILLMATVMAVFLHSQPVVVGTAAVLIWLGGIGVTSLMSGTAATDFGGRKATATCSGIVDGFAYLGSGLQSVCLGYITSWNWQWWPIFLVPFAVVGIFLARKIWHELPAATRRYLVEVEKKTPPGFVAQE
- a CDS encoding RNA polymerase sigma factor, coding for MQAETEAQLLARCRRGDAAAWDAIFDRHYAPTMRFVFTLGAAFAPEDAEEICQETFLAAIRNLASFHGRSQFQTWLFRIAVNKARDYRERQNAIKRGGGQIPLSLHAEHPETGLFIDPPSSLPGPDGAILRAEQAVQLHEALNELGGPCQEIIELRYFAELSYEEISADLELNPKTVSSRLSKCLDRLEQIVKRTFLRETSRATSVQ
- a CDS encoding RluA family pseudouridine synthase, whose amino-acid sequence is MARPNCIELFKEAPIPILYEDRSVLAIDKPAGWMLVPFSWQRTQRNLQAAITSSIGAGHYWARSRNLRFLKYVHRLDAETTGILLFAKSQGALDSLGALFETRQVEKIYLAVSARAPCQNEWTCNDRLAPDPEEHGRMRPDRRGKDAETAFRLVASAGGKHLIEARPRSGRQHQIRIHLALAGCPIVGDELYGGQPNALLGLRAVGLAYRNPFTRRPVAISASTKGFLGDFGFGGETFEPFFQTIPPHAFEVRQERT
- a CDS encoding farnesyl diphosphate synthase is translated as MAATRTINSFDLQEFLETRTQAVNAALSRYLPPAQTRPATLHAAMRYPLFAGGKRMRPAVCLAAALACGGDEAEAMPLACAVECIHTYSLVHDDLPCMDDDDLRRGKPTTHVQFRPANDAAGRKRGEAIALLAGDALLTQAFEIAAQCRGWPRYSHQDVMLELARTAGSLQLIAGQVADLEGEGRKADVKQLRYIHERKTSALLCCSVRLGGMSANCTPAQLKALTDFGYNVGLAFQVIDDILDVTQTSEKLGKTAGKDVKSQKSTYPALVGLERSRKIATQLTNKAFAALKTFRGRAVALEALAEFLLNREY